Proteins co-encoded in one Strix uralensis isolate ZFMK-TIS-50842 chromosome 2, bStrUra1, whole genome shotgun sequence genomic window:
- the GART gene encoding trifunctional purine biosynthetic protein adenosine-3 isoform X4 — MADRVLVIGSGGREHALAWKLAQSPHVKHVFVAPGNAGTADNGKISNSAVSVSNHAALAQFCRDQEIRLVVVGPEVPLAAGIVDDLTAAGVRCFGPTAKAAQLESSKSFTKAFLDRHEIPTARWKSFTDPKAACSFINSANFPALVVKASGLAAGKGVIVASNKEEACKAVTEIMQDKTFGIAGETVVVEELLEGEEVSCLCFTDGVTVAPMPPAQDHKRLMDGDEGPNTGGMGAYSPAPQISKDLLQKIRDTVLQKTVDGMRKEGVPYFGVLYAGLMLTKDGPKVLEFNCRFGDPECQVILPLLKSDLYEVMQAVINKKLSGSMPVWFEDSAAVTVVMASEGYPGTYPKGLEITGLPKAKQLGLEVFHAGTALKDGKVVTSGGRVLTVTAIKEDLMTALQEANKGVAAIHFKGAIYRKDIGYRAIAFLRQSRGLTYKNSGVDIAAGNTLVQKIKPLAAATSRSGCNAELGGFAGLFDLKAAGYEDPILVSGTDGVGTKLKIAQVCKKHDTIGQDLVAMCVNDILAQGAEPLFFLDYFACGKLDVEVAQGVIAGIAEACKKAGCALLGGETAEMPGMYPPGEYDLAGFAVGAVERGQMLPQLERIADGDVVIGVASSGVHSNGYSLVRKIVEKSSFDFSSPVGVSGDQTLGDLLLTPTKIYSKTLLPVLRSGHVKAYAHITGGGLLENIPRVLPESFGVILDALTWKIPEIFCWLHKEGNLSEEEMTRTFNCGIGAVLVVQKELAQQVLKDIQRHEAAWLIGKVVSLQKGSARVKVHNLLRALQANRSLSVHSHIQGKIQTKKVKVAVLISGTGTNLEALINSTKKPTSFAQIVLVVSNKAGVEGLRKAERAGIPTRVIDHKLYDSRTEFDSAVDKVLEEFSVELICLAGFMRILSGPFVKKWEGKILNIHPSLLPSFKGANAHKLVLQAGVRVTGCTVHFVAEEVDAGAIIFQEAVPVKIGDTVETLSERVKEAEHRAFPAALQLVASGAVQVGEAGKICWK; from the exons ATGGCCGATCGAGTGCTTGTTATTGGCAGTGGAGGGAGAGAGCATGCGCTGGCCTGGAAGCTGGCCCAGTCTCCACATGTAAAACATGTGTTTGTTGCTCCAGGAAATGCAGGAACAGCTGATAATGGAAAAATTTCCAATTCag CTGTTTCAGTCAGCAATCATGCTGCACTTGCCCAGTTCTGCAGAGATCAGGAGATCAGGCTGGTCGTGGTTGGACCAGAGGTTCCTCTTGCTGCTG GAATTGTTGATGACTTGACAGCAGCTGGAGTAAGGTGTTTTGGTCCAACAGCAAAGGCAGCTCAGCTGGAGTCCAGTAAGAGCTTTACCAAAGCCTTTTTGGATCGTCATGAGATCCCAACTGCGAGATGGAAATCTTTTACTGATCCTAAAGCAGCATGTAGCTTTATTAACAG TGCAAACTTCCCTGCTTTAGTTGTAAAGGCTAGTGGCCTGGCAGCTGGCAAAGGAGTAATCGTGGCTTCAAACAAGGAAGAAGCCTGCAAAGCTGTTACTGAAATCATGCAG GATAAGACTTTTGGCATAGCTGGGGAAACTGTTGTTGTTGAAGAACTTCTTGAAGGAGAAGAAGTTTCT TGCTTATGTTTCACTGATGGCGTCACAGTTGCTCCCATGCCTCCAGCCCAGGACCACAAGCGATTAATGGATGGAGATGAAGGCCCTAACACTGGAGGGATGGGAGCTTATTCCCCAGCACCTCAG ATTTCTAAAgatttactgcagaaaataagagATACTGTTCTTCAGAAAACTGTTGATGGCATGAGGAAAGAAGGTGTCCCCTATTTTG GTGTGCTTTATGCTGGATTAATGCTTACCAAAGATGGACCTAAAGTTCTTGAGTTTAACTGTAGATTTGGTGACCCAGAATGTCAG GTAATTCTTCCACTGCTGAAAAGTGATTTGTACGAAGTTATGCAAGCGGTTATCAATAAAAAGTTGTCTGGTTCCATGCCAGTTTGGTTTGAAGACAGTGCAGCTGTGACGGTGGTCATGGCTAGTGAAGGGTATCCAGGAACATATCCCAAGGGTCTGGAAATTACAG GACTTCCTAAGGCTAAGCAACTAGGATTGGAGGTGTTCCATGCAGGCACAGCCCTGAAGGATGGCAAAGTGGTGACTAGTGGAGGAAGAGTCCTTACAGTAACTGCTATTAAAGAGGATCTAATGACAGCACTGCAAGAGGCCAACAAGGGAGTAGCAGCCATACACTTCAAGGGTGCCATTTATAGAAAGGACATTGGTTATCGGGCTATAGCTTTCCTGAGACAATCCAG AGGCCTGACTTACAAAAACAGTGGGGTAGACATTGCAGCAGGCAATACTTTGGTTCAGAAAATTAAACCTCTAGCTGCAGCCACATCAAGGTCAG GCTGCAATGCGGAACTTGGAGGATTTGCTGGCCTCTTTGATTTGAAAGCAGCTGGTTATGAAGATCCTATCTTGGTATCTGGAACTGATGGTGTTGGCACAAAACTCAAG attGCACAAGTATGTAAGAAACACGACACCATAGGTCAGGACCTGGTTGCCATGTGTGTCAATGACATCTTGGCTCAAGGAGCGGAGCCTCTCTTCTTCCTTGACTATTTTGCCTGTGGCAAACTTGACGTTGAAGTGGCTCAGGGTGTCATTGCAGGAATAGCTGAAGCTTGCAAAAAAGCAGGATGTGCTCTTTTGG GAGGAGAAACTGCTGAAATGCCAGGCATGTATCCACCTGGAGAGTATGATCTGGCTGgctttgctgtgggtgcagtggAGCGAGGGCAGATGCTGCCCCAGCTGGAGAGAATTGCTGATGGAGACGTGGTTATTGGAGTAGCTTCTTCTGGGGTTCATAGCAACGGGTACAGCCTTGTAAGGAAGATTGTGGAAAAGTCTTCGTTcgatttctcttctccagttggTGTCTCTGGTGATCAGACATTAG GAGATCTCTTGTTAACTCCAACTAAAATCTACAGTAAGACTCTGTTGCCCGTCCTTCGCTCAGGTCATGTGAAAGCCTATGCCCACATCACTGGAGGGGGCTTGCTGGAAAACATCCCCAGAGTTCTTCCAGAGTCTTTTGGTGTCATTTTAG ATGCTCTTACCTGGAAGATTCCTGAGATCTTTTGCTGGCTCCATAAAGAAGGGAACCTCTCTGAGGAGGAAATGACTCGGACGTTTAATTGTGGGATTGGTGCTGTCTTGGTAGTTCAGAAGGAGCTGGCTCAGCAGGTCCTCAAGGACATACAGAGACACGAGGCAGCTTGGCTGATCGGGAAAGTTGTGTCCCTACAAAAAG GCTCTGCCCGTGTTAAAGTCCATAATCTGCTTCGAGCCTTGCAAGCAAATAGGTCACTGTCTGTGCACAGCCATATTCAAGGCAAAATCCAGACAAAGAAAGTGAAGGTTGCTGTCCTTATCTCTGGAACAG GCACAAACCTGGAAGCCCTCATAAATAGCACAAAGAAGCCCACCAGTTTTGCACAAATAGTTCTTGTCGTTTCTAACAAAGCTGGTGTGGAGGGGTTAAGGAAAGCTGAAAGAGCTGGTATTCCTACAAGG GTTATTGACCATAAATTGTATGACAGTCGCACTGAATTTGACAGTGCAGTTGACAAAGTCCTTGAAGAATTCTCAGTTGAACTGATCTGTCTGGCTGGATTTATGCGAATACTGTCAGGTCCTTTTGTCAAAAAATGGGAAG gaaaaatacTGAACATCCACCCATCTCTACTGCCTTCTTTTAAGGGAGCAAATGCCCACAAATTGGTGTTACAAGCTGGAGTCCGAGTCACAGGCTGTACTGTACACTTTGTGGCT